One Urechidicola croceus genomic window, TTGTGATAATGAAAAAGAAAAAATATTTAGAACTCGATTGTCTAAAAAAGTTGCTGACACAATAAAATCGGCATTCCAATTATTAGGAATTGATGTTCCTGAAAGAATGTAGTGTTAAATAACAAATAAAAAAGGCTCGCAAATGCGAGCCTTTTTTATTTATAGTAATAATATATTATGCTTTTGTATCACCATCAGTAGTATCATCTAATACATCTTTAGCACTATCGATTGTATCTTCTGCTTTATCAACAACATTACTAGCAACTTCTTTTACACCATCTTTCAAATCATCAACTTTTTCACCTACAGTTTCTGCTGTATCACTTACCATATCTTTAGCACTATCAACAACATCTCCTGCTTTATCAGCAACATTACTAGCAACATCTTTTGCTCCATCTTTCAAATCATCAACTTTTTCACCTACAGTTTCAGCCGCATCACTTGCCATTTCTTTAGCACTATCAAATGCTTTTTCAGCTCCATCAGCCACATCTTCAGCCACATCTTTTACCTTATCTATTCCTTTTTTAGCTAATTCAGCAGCATCTTCACGAATATCTTTTGTTTTTTCAAGCGCCTCATCTTTTAAGTGTTTTGCTTCTTCAACAACATCTTCGGCAACATCTTTTACTTTTTCAAATGTATCTTTTGCCAAATCTTTTGCTTGTTCACGAACTCCTTCTGTAGCTTCCCAAGTATCTTCAGCTAAATCTTTTACTTCTTCCAAAGTGCTCTCAGCAGCATTCTTTGCACTTCCAAATATCTTTTTAATTGAATTTAATATTCCCATTGTGAATGATTTAAAATGTTGACTACTAAATTAAATAATTCTTACAAAAAATTCCAATTTTATTGATTAAATTTGCCTAACGAAAAATCTACAAAAAAAACATAAAAAATGAAATACGACATCATTATCATCGGAAGTGGTCCTGGAGGATACGTTACAGGTATTAGAGCATCACAACTCGGTTTTAAAGTAGCAATAGTTGAAAAAGAAAATCTTGGTGGAATTTGTCTTAATTGGGGATGTATACCTACGAAAGCATTATTAAAAAGTGCTCAAGTGTATGATTTCCTAAAACATGTTGATCAATATGGATTAAAGGCTGAAGCAATCGACAAAGATTTTGATGCCGTAATTAAGCGTAGTCGTGGAGTTGCAGATGGAATGAGTAAGGGTGTTCAGTTTTTAATGAAAAAGAATAAAATTGATGTTATCAATGGTTTTGGTAAAATTAAAACTGGAAAAAAAGTTGATGTAACTGATGCTGATGGTAAAGTAACAGAATATAGTGCTGACAATATCATTATTGCAACTGGTGCTCGCAGTAGAGAATTGCCAAACTTACCTCAAGATGGTAAAAAAGTAATTGGATATCGTGAAGCAATGAGTCTACCATCACAACCTAAGAAAATGATTGTTGTTGGTTCAGGTGCAATTGGAGTTGAGTTTGCTCATTTTTACAATTCAATGGGTACAGAAGTTACAATTGTTGAGTTTTTACCAAACTTAGTACCAGTTGAAGATATTGATGTTTCAAAACAATTTGAGCGTTCGTTCAAAAAAGCAGGGATTAAAGTAATGACAAATTCATCAGTTGAATCGGTTGACACTTCTGGAAATGGAGTTGTTGCAACTGTAAAAACTAAAAAAGGTGAAGAAAAAATAGAAGCAGATATCGTTTTATCGGCTGTTGGAATTAAATCTAACATTGAAAATATTGGATTAGAAGATGTTGGAATTGTAGTAGATAGAGATAAAATCTTAGTAAATGATTTTTACCAAACAAATATCCCTGGATATTATGCAATTGGAGATGTTGTTCCTGGTCAAGCCTTAGCACACGTTGCATCTGCAGAAGGAATAACTTGTGTTGAAAAACTTGCAGGTTTACACACCGAGGTAATCGATTATGGAAATGTTCCTGGATGTACCTATGCAACTCCAGAAATTGCAAGTGTTGGAATGACAGAAGCAAAAGCGAAAGAAGCAGGTTACGAATTAAAAATTGGTAAATTTCCATTCTCAGCATCAGGAAAAGCAAAAGCAGCGGGAACTCCTGATGGTTTTGTAAAAGTAATTTTTGATGCAAAATATGGCGAATGGTTAGGATGCCATATGATTGGTGCTGGAGTTACTGATATGATTGCCGAAGCTGTTTTAGGTAGAAAACTAGAAACTACTGGTCATGAAGTATTAAAAGCAATTCACCCTCATCCAACAATGAGTGAAGCGGTTATGGAAGCAGTTGCTGATGCTTATGATGAAGTAATACATTTATAATCCTTAAAAGGGACTAAAAAATAAAAAAACCGAATCAAGATTGATTCGGTTTTTTTTATTTTTTCATAAATTACATTTCAATTACCGTAAACTCCAATAATAAAGGTTTTAAAGCGGATTTTATTCTCGGAATTAATTCATCACCATATTCAAGATAAAACTCTGAAAAGTTTGTATTACGCTCTTGCAAACTTTGCTTTGGAAAAATTTCATCTTGCAACTTCTTTATTCTTTCAGTAAAGTCTTGATTATTTCTTTTTTCCGCTTTCAACAGTCGCTTCTCTAATTTATCGAAACCTTTTAATTGTCTTGTTCTTTGCGCATTTACTGCTCCAATAAAAGATTTATCTGTCTTCGTAGCAATCTCTTCTAATTCATTAAACAATCGCTCTATTTCATTTCGCTGAGAAGTGAAATCTATTTCTAAATTAGATTTTTCTTTGATTTTTTTATTGACTAAATCTTGTTGTTTTAAAAATAGTTCTTCAATAGAAATTGTTAACTTTTCTAATTTTCGTGATTGCTTTTCTGAAATTAAAACTGCCGAATTACGTAATAGTAAAATTGGAAATGGAACCTCAACTTTTTCAAAATAGGATTTCAACTCCAACCAATAGGCCAATTCTCCTCCTCCACCTATATAGCACAAGTTTGGCAAAATCACTTCTTGATACAAAGGCCTAAGTAATACATTTGGACTAAATCGTTGTGGGTGTAGTTTTAATTCATACAACAACTCATCTTTAGTAAAATCTATAGTAGTATTGTTCACTTTAAAAATTCCTGCATCAAATACTATGCGTTCTCTCAACCCTTCAGTTAAATAAAATAGGTTAATTTCTCTTGGGTTGACTTGAATTTTATATTCTTTTCCTAATTCCTCTATCGTTTTAGAAACCTCTTCAAAAGATGTTTTTTGAAATAGTTCTTGTTCCACAAAAGGAGAAAACTGCCTTTTCAAATTCGCATCATCGCCATCTAATATTACCAAACCATATACACCAAATAGTTCATTTGCCAAATAACGTGTTGCATCAGACAAACAATCATGCTCCAAATATGATTTTTGAAATAAACTTTTTAGTTTTTTAGCATTATCAGAAGTCCCTACTAATTTAGAAAATTCGTCAAGTACAAATTCTAAACCTTCATTAGAAGTACTACCAACTCCACCTAAACACTCTTTATCCCAAACAATTTTCTTACCCTTAAAATTAAAATATTGTATTTCTTCAAAATCATGATCTTCAGTCGCCATCCAATAAATTGGAACAAAATTAGAATCTGGAAATTTCCTTTTTAACTCTTCAGTCAAATTAATAGTTGAAATGATTTTATATAAAAAATATAGTGGGCCAGTAAACAAGTTTAACTGATGACCAGTAGTAATTGTGAATGTATTTTCAGATAACAATGAATCTATATTAGCCTTCGTTTTTTTAGAAGTTTTAATATTATCATATTGAGAGATTAATGAATCAACAAGAATTTTACGATGTGATTCTGAAACAAGTTTAGAATGATGTTTTAAATCAATCTGTTTTTTGAATCCGTCAAGATTAGGAAACTCACCATAAAAACTAGAAATACTAGAATTTTGATCTAAATAATCGCAAATAGTTTTTGAGAAATATCCAGTTTTGTAAAATGGAATCGTTGATATTTTGGTCACTGATTGTTAATTTTTGATAAAAATACTAAAATTAAAAATCATACTATATCAAGAACAAAATTCTAACAGATTTTTAACTATGTTTTCGTCAAACTCTAAAACTTAGGTATAAAATACCTTTGATAAAGATCCTTTTAACATTTGTTAATACTACCCTAAACTTCATAACATTAAATACATTATTTCATAACTATAAGACCGTGATAACTTAACTAATAATAGGATATCACAGTATAAATTTGAAATACTAACTCAAATCTAATTTAATTATGTCTTATTTAAAAAAAATTACATTTTACACCCTTATGATTTTCTGTATTGGAATTTTCTCAACTAGTTGTAATCCAGATGATGGGGTTGATGGAACAAACGGTGTTGACGGTATTGACGGTGTTGATGGTCAAAATGGTGAAGATGGTGAAGATTTAATTGCCGAACCTACCATATTTGAAAACAAATCTACTCTTGAACCTTTAGTTGCTATTCATTCTCAATTCAATTATGTTAAAGCATATTCATTAGTAAGTTCTCTTGATACTTTATCTAACGGTTTTGTCTTATTAGGAGCACAAGATGGTGCTGGTTTTTTAGCAGATCCTAATAGCACAGGCTATATTTATATCTCAAATGCTGAAGATGACCATGCAATTTCTCGTATATATTTTGATGAATATTTAAATCCATTGAGCGGTGATTGGCTATTAAACTCTGATGTTGCAGATTTAGCACGTCAATGTTCTGGAACAATGTGGGAAGCAGATATTCATGGTGGAAACTCTGATCTTTTCTTATCAGCATCAGAAAGTATTGCTTATGATGTTAAAGGTATTGACCCTTATATTGTAACTCCTACTCCAACTGCTGATTTTGGTTTGGATGCTTTAGGGGAATTTTCATGGGAAAACGCTGTACCATTACCTAAAGATGCTTATTCTGGAAAAACTGTAATCATTGGAGGTGATGATGATTCTAGTGGTTCTGAAGGTCAAGTTACTCTTTACTATTCTGAAAATGCTGATGATGATTTAGAAAATGGAAAAATTTATGTTTTAAGACTGAAACAAATATCTGATGGTGCAGGTGGTGTACAAGATGTTACTGCTGGTAATATCTACAACGAAAGTAATTTAGATTTTCATGAAACTTATGATGTTGAATTTGTTGAAATCGAAAATGGTAAAAACCTTACTAAAAGTGAAATGGAAGATGCTTGTGTTGCTGTTCAAGCCTCTGCATTTATGAGAGTTGAAGATGTAG contains:
- the lpdA gene encoding dihydrolipoyl dehydrogenase, coding for MKYDIIIIGSGPGGYVTGIRASQLGFKVAIVEKENLGGICLNWGCIPTKALLKSAQVYDFLKHVDQYGLKAEAIDKDFDAVIKRSRGVADGMSKGVQFLMKKNKIDVINGFGKIKTGKKVDVTDADGKVTEYSADNIIIATGARSRELPNLPQDGKKVIGYREAMSLPSQPKKMIVVGSGAIGVEFAHFYNSMGTEVTIVEFLPNLVPVEDIDVSKQFERSFKKAGIKVMTNSSVESVDTSGNGVVATVKTKKGEEKIEADIVLSAVGIKSNIENIGLEDVGIVVDRDKILVNDFYQTNIPGYYAIGDVVPGQALAHVASAEGITCVEKLAGLHTEVIDYGNVPGCTYATPEIASVGMTEAKAKEAGYELKIGKFPFSASGKAKAAGTPDGFVKVIFDAKYGEWLGCHMIGAGVTDMIAEAVLGRKLETTGHEVLKAIHPHPTMSEAVMEAVADAYDEVIHL
- a CDS encoding PhoX family protein, which gives rise to MSYLKKITFYTLMIFCIGIFSTSCNPDDGVDGTNGVDGIDGVDGQNGEDGEDLIAEPTIFENKSTLEPLVAIHSQFNYVKAYSLVSSLDTLSNGFVLLGAQDGAGFLADPNSTGYIYISNAEDDHAISRIYFDEYLNPLSGDWLLNSDVADLARQCSGTMWEADIHGGNSDLFLSASESIAYDVKGIDPYIVTPTPTADFGLDALGEFSWENAVPLPKDAYSGKTVIIGGDDDSSGSEGQVTLYYSENADDDLENGKIYVLRLKQISDGAGGVQDVTAGNIYNESNLDFHETYDVEFVEIENGKNLTKSEMEDACVAVQASAFMRVEDVDYQKGDDAIGRNVYFAVTGRGPGAGTYNDWGTVYKLELDADSPLTGKLTQVISGNTDTNNADGNVSLLQSPDNICVTENFIYTQEDPNSFIRGHSAYIYQSDLNGNNTRVVLELVVRQDLAENGSTGISGEFGALTDISDKIGEPNTFMLNLQPHYWQSEDFVKGTAFPHNQGGQIVLLKGLPR
- the bshC gene encoding bacillithiol biosynthesis cysteine-adding enzyme BshC, translating into MTKISTIPFYKTGYFSKTICDYLDQNSSISSFYGEFPNLDGFKKQIDLKHHSKLVSESHRKILVDSLISQYDNIKTSKKTKANIDSLLSENTFTITTGHQLNLFTGPLYFLYKIISTINLTEELKRKFPDSNFVPIYWMATEDHDFEEIQYFNFKGKKIVWDKECLGGVGSTSNEGLEFVLDEFSKLVGTSDNAKKLKSLFQKSYLEHDCLSDATRYLANELFGVYGLVILDGDDANLKRQFSPFVEQELFQKTSFEEVSKTIEELGKEYKIQVNPREINLFYLTEGLRERIVFDAGIFKVNNTTIDFTKDELLYELKLHPQRFSPNVLLRPLYQEVILPNLCYIGGGGELAYWLELKSYFEKVEVPFPILLLRNSAVLISEKQSRKLEKLTISIEELFLKQQDLVNKKIKEKSNLEIDFTSQRNEIERLFNELEEIATKTDKSFIGAVNAQRTRQLKGFDKLEKRLLKAEKRNNQDFTERIKKLQDEIFPKQSLQERNTNFSEFYLEYGDELIPRIKSALKPLLLEFTVIEM